In Erigeron canadensis isolate Cc75 chromosome 6, C_canadensis_v1, whole genome shotgun sequence, the following are encoded in one genomic region:
- the LOC122604567 gene encoding condensin complex subunit 3, giving the protein MNFKIFISRPPIQKPQLDTQNLYTHTFNLSMAVEEQILTIKKIAKILDEVKASRASHIRKLKELSALRSSVPVSQFVAAFSKTLTPVFTTQRRIASVERIVQFVAVFVCFRGPNCSEDYDVFFEQFLRFLIAGTVAANRTARFRSCQIISEIIMRLPDDAEVGDELWDEAIDCLKVRVGDKVPLIRTFSVRALSRFANDSENSDILELLLETLPSEQNPDVRKTILLSLPPSNETSTAIINCTLDVSESVRKAAYSVLASKFPLQSLSIKQRTIVLQRGLADRSVAVTKECLRLMKDEWLMKSCNGDPIVLLKYLDVETYESIGVSVMEALLKAGLVKLHAGQSIKQFLSSDSNTTDGSCAQQMDAEVALYLRILCKHLQTEAQAKGTDAAMTSGTEAAVYASEASDSNDLLEKILPESVSEYIDLIKTHILAGQSNRYIARQLLLLASMLDFSDATNRKVAAVFVLELLNSPLHHEVDDDGNKVVIGDGISLGGEPDWAEAVSGLAKKVHATQGEFEEVVLGVIAELAGPCRERTADFLDWMHCLSVIGLLLEHTKSLRWMQGKSIEPAEIVHSLLLPGSKHIHLDVQRAAIRCLGLFGLLERHLSEDLIKQLRVSFVKGPSLVSSMASKSLMDLAMWHGPQEVDKAMNRNLTSQFRDHEKMVHPVDWTDTNEDLDIEVIDLLYAGFDRIDFSIPDANENESVHAVLAEGFAKILLLSENYPSISVSSHPIILSKLINLYFSSRTVDFQRLKQCLSVFFEHFPSLSVNHKKCISKAFLPVMRSMWPGINGTAGGSSVMVSNMRKRAIQASRFMLQMLQAPLYPKEIDQVDGNVIDSPNDFLSGEEGLAICIAAEVLSFQKKKNAAEKSYLSAISKILVLLCFRQTEQEAIKLMRRILNRVSEAVSAEKELVKEIKQMANRLKTSDSSPDEPLPSDQAKLLLEKLDLQLSIDDDECAPEVDPTPVPRSTRPPRGKRRTRKESSSDEDEEDEDEILLNTAVPANPVAMSVRSQRASKSAALSKLLSTTKPAKIDDDDEDGEEDEDEDNESDVTSDDDSN; this is encoded by the exons atgaatttcaaaattttcatttccCGCCCCCCAATTCAAAAACCCCAATTAGATACACAGAAtctttacacacacacattcaACTTATCAATGGCGGTTGAAGAACAAAtactaacaataaaaaaaatagctaaaattCTGGACGAAGTGAAAGCATCACGTGCCTCGCACATTCGCAAACTCAAAGAACTATCCGCCCTTCGATCTTCGGTTCCTGTTTCGCAATTTGTCGCTGCGTTTTCCAAAACCCTAACTCCGGTGTTCACAACGCAGCGCCGTATCGCTTCCGTTGAGCGGATCGTTCAGTTTGTTgctgtttttgtttgtttccgTGGTCCGAATTGTTCCGAGGATTATGATGTGTTTTTTGAACAGTTTCTCCGGTTTCTTATCGCCGGGACGGTTGCCGCGAATAGAACTGCTAGGTTTAGATCTTGCCAGATCATTTCTGAG ATTATTATGCGATTGCCTGACGATGCAGAAGTCGGTGATGAGTTATGGGATGAGGCGATTGACTGCCTTAAGGTGCGGGTGGGTGATAAGGTTCCGCTAATACGTACATTTTCAGTCAGGGCTTTATCTCGTTTTGCAAATGATTCAGAGAACAGTGACATTCTTGAACTATTACTTGAAACACTGCCTTCAGAACAGAATCCG GATGTGCGAAAAACCATACTTCTGTCTTTACCGCCTTCTAATGAAACGTCCACTGCGATCATTAATTGCACTTTGGATGTGAGTGAATCTGTTCGCAAAGCAGCTTATAGTGTTTTAGCCAGTAAATTCCCACTTCAGAGTCTCAG CATTAAGCAGAGGACGATCGTACTCCAAAGGGGTCTGGCTGATCGATCTGTGGCTGTGACCAAGGAATGTCTTAGATTAATGAAAGATGAGTGGCTTATGAAGTCATGCAATGGAGATCCAATAGTGCTCCTCAAATATCTCGATGTTGAAACATATGAATCAATTGGGGTGTCTGTCATGGAAGCTCTTTTAAAGGCTGGACTGGTGAAGTTGCATGCTGGTCAAAGCATCAAGCAGTTCTTATCATCAGACTCTAATACAACTGATG GGTCCTGTGCCCAACAAATGGATGCAGAGGTAGCTTTGTACTTGAGGATTTTATGCAAGCATCTACAGACAGAGGCACAG GCAAAGGGCACTGATGCAGCTATGACATCTGGCACTGAAGCTGCTGTTTATGCATCAGAAGCTTCAGATAGTAACGATCTTTTGGAAAAGATTCTTCCTGAATCTGTTTCAGAGTACATCGATTTGATTAAAACTCATATTCTTGCTGGACAAAGCAATCGGTATATAGCTCGACAACTTCTTTTACTTGCGTCTATGCTTGATTTCTCTGATGCTACAAACAGGAAGGTAGCAGCAGTGTTTGTGTTAGAATTGCTAAACAGTCCTCTTCACCATGAGGTAGACGATGATGGGAACAAAGTCGTTATAGGGGATGGCATTAGTCTTGGAGGTGAGCCAGACTGGGCTGAAGCAGTGTCTGGGTTGGCCAAAAAGGTACATGCCACTCAGGGAGAATTTGAAGAAGTTGTGTTAGGAGTTATAGCGGAGCTAGCTGGACCCTGCAGAGAAAGAACAGCTGACTTCTTGGATTGGATGCATTGTCTTTCCGTCATTGGTCTTCTTTTGGAACACACAAAGTCCTTGCGTTGGATGCAAGGAAAGTCTATTGAACCTGCCGAAATTGTACACTCTTTATTGCTTCCGGGGTCCAAACACATCCACTTAGATGTTCAGAGAGCGGCTATCAGGTGTTTAGGTCTTTTTGGGTTGCTGGAGAGACATTTGAGCGAAGATTTAATAAAGCAGTTGAGGGTGTCCTTTGTTAAGGGACCTTCTCTAGTTAGTAGCATGGCTAGTAAATCTTTGATGGATCTTGCCATGTGGCATGGGCCCCAGGAAGTTGACAAAGCTATGAACCGCAATCTCACTTCACAGTTTCGAGATCATGAAAAGATGGTTCATCCTGTTGATTGGACTGATACAAATGAGGATTTAGACATAGAAGTAATCGATCTACTGTATGCAGGGTTTGACCGAATTGATTTCAGTATACCGGATGCTAATGAAAATGAGTCGGTTCATGCAGTTTTAGCAGAGGGCTTTGCAAAGATTCTACTTTTGAGTGAGAACTACCCAAGCATCTCTGTTTCTTCACATCCTATAATCTTGAGCAAGCTCATTAACCTTTATTTCAGTAGCAGAACTGTTGACTTCCAAAG GTTAAAGCAGTGTCTGTCTGTCTTCTTTGAGCATTTTCCATCCCTCTCGGTGAATCACAAG AAATGTATAAGCAAGGCATTCCTTCCAGTCATGCGATCAATGTGGCCTGGCATCAATGGTACTGCAGGGGGATCAAGTGTGATGGTATCCAATATGCGCAAGCGCGCTATCCAGGCTTCTCGTTTCATGTTGCAGATGTTACAGGCTCCACTTTATCCAAAGGAGATTGACCAGGTGGACGGAAATGTCATTGATTCTCCAAACGACTTTCTAAGTGGAGAAGAAGGACTTGCTATATGTATTGCAGCCGAG GTCTTGAGttttcagaagaaaaaaaatgctgCAGAGAAATCCTATTTATCAGCCATTTCCAAAATTCTTGTATTGCTTTGTTTTCGCCAGACAGAACAAGAGGCCATAAAGTTAATGAGGAGGATTTTGAATCGTGTTTCTGAAGCTGTATCAGCAGAGAAGGAACTTGTAAAAGAGATCAAGCAAATGGCTAATCGTCTTAAGACATCTGATAGCTCTCCTGATGAACCGTTACCATCAGACCAAGCCAAGCTTTTGTTAG AAAAGTTGGATCTACAACTAAGTATTGATGATGACGAGTGTGCTCCTGAAGTGGACCCCACACCAGTGCCAAGGTCTACAAGGCCACCTCGTGGAAAGAGACGCACTAGGAAAGAATCTTCTTCTGATGAAGACgaggaagatgaagatgaaataTTACTCAACACTGCTGTTCCTGCTAATCCTGTTGCAATGAGCGTTCGATCACAAAGGGCAAGTAAGTCTGCTGCATTGTCAAAATTGCTTTCTACCACTAAACCTGCCAAGATTGATGACGACGATGAAGAtggtgaagaagatgaagatgaagataatGAATCAGATGTTACATCTGACGATGACTCTAATTAG